In a genomic window of Nostoc sp. UHCC 0870:
- the galE gene encoding UDP-glucose 4-epimerase GalE yields MKKKVLVTGGAGYIGSHVVRQLGAAGYDVVVYDNCSTGSPQAVLHGELIVGDLADLDTLYRVFFQHKFTTVLHFAASLNVPESVAHPLEYYANNTRNTLNLLRCCSDMGVNQIIFSSTAAVYGQPATNPVTESTPTEPINPYGRSKLSSEWLIRDYATASSLRYVILRYFNIAGAEPGGRLGQMSKDVSHLIGVACNAALKRQPGIRIFGTDFPTPDGTAIRDYLHVEDLATAHLDALRYLEAGQESQILNCGYGQGYSVRQVIERVKVISGVDFPVIETDRRPGDPACVITCADKIRQVLGWKPQYNDLDLIVYTTLAWEMRQKGAIPNLLPQPKLTTQQQVA; encoded by the coding sequence ATGAAAAAGAAAGTTTTGGTGACAGGCGGCGCAGGATATATTGGCTCTCACGTAGTCCGCCAATTGGGTGCAGCCGGCTATGATGTCGTCGTCTATGACAATTGCTCTACAGGTTCACCCCAAGCAGTCCTCCACGGTGAGTTAATCGTGGGAGATTTAGCAGATTTAGACACTCTCTATCGGGTGTTTTTTCAGCATAAATTTACCACTGTCCTACACTTTGCTGCTAGTCTCAACGTCCCGGAATCAGTCGCTCATCCCCTAGAATACTACGCCAACAACACCCGTAACACCCTTAATTTACTCCGTTGTTGCAGCGATATGGGCGTTAACCAAATCATCTTTTCCAGCACAGCCGCCGTCTATGGGCAACCAGCAACCAACCCTGTCACCGAGTCCACACCCACCGAACCCATTAACCCCTACGGACGCTCAAAACTTTCCTCTGAATGGCTAATTCGAGACTATGCCACAGCCTCATCTCTGCGGTACGTAATTTTACGCTACTTTAATATCGCCGGCGCAGAACCAGGAGGCAGACTAGGGCAAATGTCCAAAGATGTCTCCCATTTAATTGGCGTAGCCTGTAATGCCGCACTCAAACGCCAACCAGGTATACGCATCTTTGGTACAGATTTTCCCACCCCAGATGGCACAGCAATTAGAGATTATCTTCACGTTGAAGACTTAGCAACAGCACATTTAGACGCTTTGCGCTACCTAGAAGCAGGTCAAGAGAGCCAAATTCTCAATTGTGGTTATGGACAAGGGTATAGTGTGCGGCAAGTCATCGAACGGGTGAAAGTTATATCTGGGGTAGATTTCCCCGTCATCGAAACAGACCGCCGCCCTGGAGATCCAGCTTGTGTCATCACTTGCGCCGACAAAATCCGTCAAGTATTGGGATGGAAACCCCAATATAATGACTTGGATCTAATTGTATATACTACCCTAGCCTGGGAAATGCGTCAGAAAGGTGCAATACCCAATTTATTACCGCAACCCAAACTCACAACTCAACAACAAGTAGCGTGA
- the ppk1 gene encoding polyphosphate kinase 1: protein MPKPKKTSNSINLNDPQYYINRELSWLEFNNRVLHEACDPRTPLLERLKFLAIFSSNLDEFFMVRVAALKQQVEAKVSKLTPDGRTPQQQLDDIRLHLIPQVTKEHQQFEQLIRPLLADQGVHIVDYINLTQKQRTYLDNYFEEQIFPVLTPLAVDPSHPFPYISNLSLNLAVLVKNPDTDEEFFARVKVPSVLPRFLPLPPELGLKMENGKPAHWTGVPLEQAIAHNLESLFPGMNIQEYHPFRITRDADLALEEDEADDLLLAIEQELRKRRIGGNPVRIEIKSQTPEAIRTRLLQDLELTENDVYEAEGLLGLRDLMYFMALPLSELKDPPRQSVVPMRLQRLREPSLDPNVLELDEGKDFFSVIREKDLFVHHPYQSFSATVVRFITHAAHDPNVLAIKMTLYRTSGDSPIVNALIAAAENGKQVSVLVELKARFDEENNIYWARRLERVGVHVVYGLVGLKTHCKTVMVVRREKDGMRRYVHIGTGNYNPKTARLYTDLGLFSCREELGADITDLFNFLTGYSRQKSYRELLVAPVNMRDRFLELIRREITNVKNGCTGRIVAKMNSLVDPQIITTLYEASRAGVQIDLIIRGICCLRPGLPDLSENIRVISIIGRFLEHSRMYYFYNNGQEEIYIGSADWMSRNLDRRVEVITPIRDQDIAKDLQEILGIMLADNRQAWDLQGDGSYIQRRPGDDCPESHSQITLMNMALRSTGITANFIDAKKSSSPTDN, encoded by the coding sequence ATGCCTAAACCTAAAAAAACCTCTAATTCTATTAATTTAAACGATCCACAATATTATATTAACCGAGAGTTAAGCTGGTTAGAATTCAACAATCGGGTATTACATGAAGCTTGCGATCCACGTACACCATTGTTAGAACGGTTGAAGTTTTTAGCAATTTTTAGTTCTAACTTAGATGAATTTTTCATGGTGCGGGTTGCAGCCCTGAAGCAACAGGTAGAAGCGAAGGTTAGTAAGTTAACCCCCGATGGACGTACCCCACAACAACAGCTTGATGATATTCGCTTACACCTCATACCCCAAGTAACCAAAGAACACCAACAATTTGAACAACTCATCCGGCCGTTGTTGGCAGATCAGGGTGTTCATATCGTGGATTACATTAACCTGACTCAAAAACAGCGCACGTATCTAGATAATTATTTTGAAGAGCAAATTTTCCCTGTTCTGACTCCCTTAGCTGTTGACCCCAGCCATCCCTTTCCCTATATTTCTAATCTCAGCTTGAATTTGGCTGTTTTAGTGAAAAATCCCGACACAGATGAGGAATTTTTTGCCAGGGTGAAAGTTCCCAGTGTTTTACCGCGATTTTTACCCCTACCGCCAGAGTTGGGGCTAAAGATGGAAAATGGTAAACCAGCTCACTGGACTGGTGTACCCTTAGAACAGGCGATCGCACATAATTTAGAATCTTTGTTTCCAGGGATGAATATCCAGGAATATCATCCTTTCCGTATTACCCGCGATGCTGATTTGGCTTTAGAAGAAGACGAAGCTGATGACTTATTACTCGCGATCGAACAAGAATTACGAAAACGCCGCATTGGTGGAAACCCTGTCCGCATCGAAATTAAATCCCAAACACCTGAAGCAATACGCACTCGGTTATTACAAGATTTAGAACTCACAGAAAATGATGTCTACGAAGCGGAAGGCCTGCTAGGACTGCGGGATTTGATGTATTTTATGGCCTTACCCTTATCAGAACTCAAAGATCCACCCCGTCAGTCTGTAGTACCAATGCGGTTGCAACGATTGCGAGAACCCAGTTTAGACCCCAATGTGTTGGAATTAGACGAAGGTAAAGATTTCTTTTCTGTGATTAGAGAAAAAGATTTATTTGTCCACCATCCCTATCAATCTTTTTCAGCTACAGTAGTACGCTTTATCACCCATGCGGCCCACGACCCGAATGTACTAGCCATTAAAATGACTTTGTACCGCACTTCTGGGGATTCGCCAATTGTTAATGCCTTAATCGCGGCGGCGGAAAATGGCAAACAGGTATCAGTCTTGGTGGAATTAAAAGCCCGATTTGATGAAGAAAATAATATTTACTGGGCTAGGCGATTAGAAAGGGTGGGGGTACACGTTGTTTATGGTTTGGTTGGGTTAAAAACCCATTGCAAAACTGTCATGGTAGTACGCCGAGAAAAAGATGGGATGCGTCGTTATGTACATATTGGCACTGGCAACTATAACCCTAAAACAGCCCGACTGTATACAGATTTAGGATTATTTAGTTGTCGAGAAGAATTAGGTGCTGATATTACAGATTTATTTAATTTCTTGACAGGATATTCCCGGCAGAAATCCTATCGAGAATTATTGGTTGCGCCTGTGAATATGCGCGATCGCTTTTTAGAATTAATTCGTCGTGAAATCACCAATGTCAAAAATGGCTGCACAGGTCGGATTGTCGCCAAGATGAATTCCCTTGTTGATCCGCAAATCATCACTACTTTGTATGAAGCCTCTCGCGCTGGCGTACAAATTGACTTGATTATCCGGGGCATTTGCTGCTTACGTCCAGGGCTGCCAGACTTGAGTGAAAATATTCGTGTGATTAGTATTATTGGCAGGTTTTTAGAACACTCCCGAATGTATTATTTCTACAACAATGGCCAAGAAGAAATTTATATTGGCAGTGCTGATTGGATGAGCCGGAACTTAGACCGACGAGTGGAAGTAATTACCCCTATCCGAGACCAAGATATTGCTAAAGACTTACAAGAAATCTTGGGAATCATGCTAGCAGATAATCGTCAAGCTTGGGATTTACAAGGTGATGGGTCTTATATTCAACGCCGTCCTGGAGATGATTGCCCTGAATCTCACTCCCAAATCACACTGATGAATATGGCCTTACGTTCCACTGGAATAACAGCAAATTTTATTGATGCTAAAAAAAGTTCTTCACCAACAGATAATTAA
- a CDS encoding response regulator — MLMFSCESSTLRVLVVDDHELTRLTLKLAFAGQENIQVVGLASNGQEAIEMVKDFHPDVIVLDLQMPIMDGWSASGHIKALSPNTQILAYSSVEEAALPDKNTMVNFDEVCKKDVPTSELVALVRQLGKIAGNNSISR, encoded by the coding sequence ATGTTAATGTTCTCCTGTGAGTCTTCTACCTTACGCGTTCTAGTGGTTGACGATCATGAACTGACTCGTTTAACACTAAAATTAGCTTTCGCAGGTCAGGAAAATATTCAAGTTGTGGGTTTAGCCAGTAACGGTCAAGAAGCTATAGAAATGGTAAAAGATTTTCATCCCGATGTGATTGTTCTGGATTTACAGATGCCAATCATGGATGGTTGGAGTGCTTCTGGACATATTAAAGCCCTGTCTCCCAACACTCAGATATTGGCTTATTCTTCAGTCGAAGAAGCTGCTTTACCTGACAAAAACACAATGGTTAACTTTGATGAAGTTTGTAAGAAAGATGTCCCTACCAGTGAACTAGTTGCTTTAGTCAGACAACTAGGAAAAATTGCAGGTAATAATTCTATTTCTAGGTAG